A part of Bacteroidales bacterium genomic DNA contains:
- a CDS encoding glycosyltransferase, translated as MIINVLISTIDNGINKVGLVLQDKMPDIKYIISHQYTDEKFLEIPDALRREDVQISQIPGKGLSKSRNNALMIADGDIAIIADDDITYLPDTFRIIKKVYSDDPSLNVACFKIKTYDGEPEYKNYSTEAYTFKKKKRHYVSSIEVSFRIQAIKEKGIFFDERFGLGAEKYKRGEEEMFIIDCQKAGLSIQYFPFYIVSHPYESSTKTTNEFDKSKVAIQGAIDAKKFGFIAVLKVFVSTIFLTRKLLTNGSNPFRYLTNRLTGVFFFLYSK; from the coding sequence ATGATCATAAACGTTTTAATTTCAACTATTGATAATGGTATTAATAAAGTTGGATTGGTACTTCAGGACAAAATGCCTGATATCAAATACATTATTTCTCATCAATATACAGATGAAAAATTTTTAGAAATTCCTGATGCACTGAGAAGAGAAGATGTTCAGATATCACAAATACCCGGGAAAGGTCTTTCAAAAAGTCGTAACAATGCTTTGATGATTGCAGATGGTGATATTGCTATAATTGCAGATGACGATATCACCTATTTGCCAGATACATTCCGAATCATTAAAAAAGTTTATTCAGATGATCCCTCGCTGAATGTGGCCTGTTTTAAAATTAAAACATATGATGGCGAACCTGAATACAAAAACTATTCAACTGAAGCCTACACCTTTAAGAAGAAAAAACGTCACTATGTTTCATCTATTGAAGTTTCTTTTCGTATACAAGCCATTAAAGAAAAAGGAATTTTTTTTGATGAAAGGTTTGGATTAGGGGCAGAAAAATACAAAAGAGGAGAGGAAGAGATGTTTATAATTGATTGTCAGAAGGCTGGTTTAAGTATTCAGTATTTCCCCTTTTACATTGTGAGTCATCCTTACGAAAGTTCAACAAAAACCACAAATGAGTTTGATAAATCTAAGGTTGCTATTCAAGGAGCAATAGATGCAAAAAAATTTGGTTTTATAGCAGTTTTAAAAGTTTTCGTATCGACTATTTTCCTTACCCGAAAACTTTTAACCAATGGGAGTAATCCATTTAGATATTTGACTAACAGGCTTACAGGCGTGTTTTTTTTTCTTTATTCAAAATAG
- a CDS encoding glycosyltransferase family 2 protein, translating to MTINILISTIDQGIDKVKDILQPANMLVKYIISHQYRSLEFKYVPENLHREDVFVSQVLGAGLAKSRNNALQFADGDIALLADDDIKYFSNTFNLISEAFKANPHLDVACFKIRTNEGEPEYKNYPAKQKGLKNFWHHPISSIEIAIRIKSIKNRGIQFDERFGIGSKEFHFGEEAIFINDCIKSGLNVEFFPFYIVNHPYESTVRKTDKFDKQRIKTRAAVHARMFGRKSFVISLLETVIYFPEIIKRKINPINLLKIRFDAANSILIETKRFNSL from the coding sequence ATGACCATCAACATACTCATTTCTACTATTGATCAGGGTATCGATAAGGTAAAAGACATTTTGCAACCTGCAAATATGTTGGTCAAATACATTATTTCACATCAGTATAGATCTTTAGAATTTAAGTATGTACCGGAAAATCTCCATAGGGAAGATGTATTTGTTTCACAGGTTTTGGGTGCAGGTCTTGCGAAGTCAAGGAACAATGCATTACAATTTGCTGATGGAGATATTGCCCTTCTTGCTGATGATGACATTAAATACTTTTCAAATACTTTTAATTTGATCAGTGAAGCGTTTAAAGCTAATCCGCATTTGGATGTTGCTTGTTTTAAAATTAGAACAAATGAGGGTGAGCCTGAATACAAAAATTATCCAGCTAAACAAAAGGGCTTAAAGAATTTTTGGCACCACCCGATTTCTTCTATTGAAATTGCAATAAGGATAAAATCAATAAAGAATAGGGGAATCCAATTCGATGAGCGATTTGGGATTGGGAGTAAAGAGTTTCATTTTGGCGAGGAAGCTATCTTTATAAATGATTGCATAAAATCAGGACTGAATGTTGAATTCTTTCCATTTTATATTGTCAACCACCCATACGAGAGTACAGTAAGAAAAACTGATAAATTTGATAAACAACGCATTAAAACTCGCGCGGCGGTGCATGCGAGAATGTTTGGCAGGAAATCATTTGTAATTTCATTATTAGAAACAGTAATTTATTTTCCTGAAATCATAAAGCGAAAAATCAATCCAATTAATTTATTGAAGATAAGATTTGATGCTGCTAACAGCATTCTAATAGAAACAAAACGCTTCAATTCCTTGTAA
- a CDS encoding glycosyltransferase family 2 protein — protein MKVSIITPTFNSERFIEETIRSILVQTYHDWELLITDDASADHTVNIVKKFAGIDQRIKLFQLNENMGAATARRHSIDQATGRFIAFCDSDDLWTPDKLEKQIGFMLVNNYVFTFAPYHIIDEDGKELGLSTTRSKVNYRDILRTCDIGCLTAVYDRHHLGNMYMANIKKRHDYTLWLEILRKIQYAYSYPEPLGYYRLRPHSISKNKMKTMYYIWKVYRDVEKIPFARSLWYLIVYAFYGLKKYIPLYRKG, from the coding sequence ATGAAAGTTTCCATCATCACCCCCACTTTCAATTCAGAGAGGTTTATTGAGGAGACCATCAGGTCAATTCTTGTGCAGACCTATCATGACTGGGAGTTGTTGATCACTGATGATGCATCGGCGGATCACACTGTAAACATTGTAAAGAAATTTGCTGGTATTGATCAAAGAATTAAATTATTTCAATTGAATGAAAACATGGGGGCTGCAACGGCCAGGAGACATTCCATTGATCAGGCCACCGGCCGCTTTATTGCCTTCTGCGATAGCGATGACCTATGGACACCCGATAAACTGGAAAAACAAATCGGCTTTATGCTTGTCAACAACTATGTGTTTACTTTTGCACCCTATCATATCATTGATGAAGATGGAAAAGAACTTGGTCTGAGCACCACCCGCTCAAAAGTAAACTACCGCGACATCCTGCGCACATGCGATATTGGCTGCCTTACAGCCGTTTACGACCGCCACCATCTGGGCAATATGTACATGGCCAACATCAAGAAAAGGCATGATTACACCCTCTGGCTCGAAATCCTCCGCAAAATTCAATATGCTTACAGCTATCCCGAACCGCTTGGTTATTACAGGCTTCGCCCTCATTCCATTTCAAAAAACAAAATGAAGACGATGTATTACATCTGGAAAGTTTACCGGGATGTTGAAAAAATTCCGTTTGCCAGAAGTTTGTGGTACCTAATCGTGTATGCATTTTATGGCTTGAAGAAATACATACCACTCTATCGGAAAGGATAA